A genome region from Corynebacterium uberis includes the following:
- a CDS encoding choice-of-anchor M domain-containing protein, translated as MNLQPRGWRASVAALAAALLIPLTGLPAAASPNDALVVRTEGHVDSPHVTWDEHTSNFQLVSRSGGDLPIEKTVNYAGRGKENKGQFVFTVPDDPRLSFLGKPGTRLYSLGPAAGGRGAPIWAGFGADLDLPVDSFRDGTLTMEIVDFDGPGRMELFNYTDADYPVRRLWSSHDLGYRSTWATAGTHTHNLTTFSKPGRYQVTYRAAARGVDGKLIASAPQTLVWQIGGTRPDEHGLGPIEDAFAASAQSSDSEQFHPEFSLRPYHGSMPGSADGALSTLTFNTGNDRDRGHAVFYVDGYFLAEVPVESGTAHWDELLGDTESSYSAVFIPDKAAESPRWVSAPLRYTTGEQTTATTDEADGLPSPATQDPAPRLDLGDYQPTSTDITVSTTAEDPDTATTDLTVAPADDSLSVLASGGYYRLDSSGTISADVVGTQAASCPIAFSSAPGRRTSRQSIDGCQGPGYALVLKISPDARTIAPGDAHVTVALPDGFAPTPPTTVAFQLNNEPEDPDYSPEDPEGTDNTEGATLSTQPVTLEQGHLDIAPFSRGSEVDLAIKDGTGTASHQEVWRDPSAVTLSVADQAQRTLSARDVAKGLGFLGQEGQQIYLLPQSQTDGLLWPGLSTEDDAATHDGDYTFTITSAETPEGGDWFAFTGGGPTPIEHVFDATHSQLRADAPLHRHLAWAFTKPGTYRLSATIARGGDNPATSKPVTLTWQVGQSEQDQPDREAGTAQERWTTGHIDIHPADVPGSPTTPELLLHRDGTGDRKTSDVALVVNAARARVIGGGQRYPSIPVEPELAFLGKRGDVVYHLPMSQDPQAIWPGFDTYSVRTTHPDMRFRLRPKSAPEGGKWFAFTSGLDIHRIADSTGPAVFGSGKPFHAHLDWVFTRSGTYEIEVRGESSTGSTAWHTVTFVVEPHTFGQVKLDS; from the coding sequence GTGAATCTGCAACCTCGAGGCTGGAGAGCCTCCGTCGCCGCCCTCGCCGCGGCCCTCCTGATCCCCCTAACCGGCCTGCCCGCCGCCGCCAGCCCCAACGACGCGCTGGTGGTCCGCACCGAAGGCCACGTCGATTCCCCCCACGTGACGTGGGACGAGCACACCAGCAACTTCCAGCTCGTCTCCCGCAGCGGGGGAGACCTACCAATTGAAAAGACGGTCAACTACGCCGGGCGCGGAAAGGAAAACAAGGGCCAGTTCGTCTTCACCGTCCCCGATGACCCGCGCCTGAGCTTCCTGGGGAAGCCCGGCACCCGCCTGTATAGCCTGGGCCCGGCCGCCGGCGGCCGCGGCGCGCCCATCTGGGCCGGGTTCGGCGCGGACTTGGACCTGCCCGTAGACAGCTTCCGGGACGGCACATTGACCATGGAGATCGTCGATTTTGACGGCCCCGGGCGCATGGAGCTGTTCAACTACACGGACGCTGACTATCCCGTCCGCAGGCTCTGGTCCTCCCACGACCTGGGCTACCGCTCCACCTGGGCCACGGCGGGAACCCACACCCACAACCTGACCACCTTCAGCAAACCCGGCCGCTATCAGGTCACCTACCGGGCCGCCGCCCGCGGGGTGGACGGCAAGCTCATCGCCTCTGCGCCGCAGACCCTGGTCTGGCAGATCGGCGGCACCCGCCCGGACGAGCACGGTCTGGGCCCCATCGAGGACGCCTTTGCGGCAAGCGCCCAGTCCTCCGATAGTGAACAATTCCACCCCGAGTTCTCGCTGCGCCCCTACCACGGCTCCATGCCCGGTTCCGCCGATGGGGCGCTGAGCACGCTGACCTTCAACACCGGCAATGACCGCGACCGCGGGCACGCCGTGTTCTACGTGGACGGCTACTTCCTGGCGGAGGTCCCGGTCGAGTCCGGCACGGCCCACTGGGATGAGCTGTTGGGTGACACCGAGTCCTCCTACAGCGCCGTGTTCATTCCGGACAAGGCGGCAGAAAGCCCGCGCTGGGTGTCTGCTCCGCTGCGCTACACCACCGGCGAGCAGACCACCGCCACCACCGATGAGGCTGATGGTCTACCCAGCCCTGCCACCCAGGACCCGGCGCCGCGCCTGGACCTGGGGGACTATCAGCCCACCAGCACCGATATCACGGTGAGCACCACCGCGGAAGACCCGGATACCGCGACCACGGACCTGACCGTGGCCCCGGCCGATGACTCCCTGAGCGTGCTGGCGTCCGGCGGCTACTACCGTCTGGATTCCTCCGGAACTATTTCCGCAGATGTGGTGGGCACGCAGGCCGCTAGCTGCCCCATCGCGTTTAGCAGCGCGCCGGGCAGGCGTACCTCCCGGCAGTCCATCGACGGCTGCCAGGGGCCGGGCTACGCTCTGGTGCTCAAGATCTCCCCGGATGCGCGCACTATAGCTCCGGGAGATGCCCACGTCACCGTCGCGCTGCCCGATGGGTTCGCGCCCACCCCGCCGACGACGGTGGCCTTCCAGCTCAACAATGAGCCGGAGGATCCGGACTACTCGCCGGAGGATCCGGAAGGCACGGACAACACCGAAGGGGCCACACTTAGTACGCAGCCCGTCACGCTGGAGCAGGGCCATCTGGACATCGCCCCCTTCTCGCGCGGTTCCGAGGTGGACCTGGCCATCAAGGACGGCACTGGGACGGCAAGTCACCAGGAGGTCTGGCGGGACCCAAGCGCCGTGACCCTGTCTGTGGCGGACCAGGCTCAGCGCACCTTGAGCGCCCGGGACGTGGCCAAAGGACTAGGGTTCTTGGGCCAGGAAGGCCAGCAGATCTACCTGCTTCCGCAAAGCCAGACCGATGGTTTGTTGTGGCCTGGGCTGAGTACGGAGGATGACGCGGCAACCCACGATGGGGACTACACCTTTACCATCACCTCGGCCGAGACCCCGGAGGGTGGAGACTGGTTCGCCTTCACCGGCGGCGGCCCGACCCCCATCGAGCACGTCTTCGACGCCACGCATAGCCAATTGCGTGCCGACGCCCCCCTCCACCGCCACCTGGCATGGGCCTTCACCAAGCCCGGCACGTACCGCCTGTCGGCCACCATAGCCCGCGGCGGGGACAACCCTGCCACGAGTAAGCCGGTGACCCTGACCTGGCAGGTAGGCCAGTCTGAGCAGGACCAGCCGGATCGTGAGGCTGGCACAGCGCAGGAGCGCTGGACCACCGGGCACATTGATATCCACCCGGCAGACGTTCCGGGTTCTCCCACCACCCCGGAACTCCTGTTGCATCGCGATGGCACCGGGGACCGCAAGACCTCGGACGTAGCGCTGGTGGTTAACGCCGCGCGTGCGCGGGTGATCGGCGGCGGGCAGCGCTATCCGTCCATCCCGGTCGAGCCGGAGCTGGCGTTCCTGGGCAAGCGGGGCGATGTGGTCTACCACCTGCCCATGAGCCAGGACCCGCAGGCGATTTGGCCCGGGTTTGACACCTATTCGGTGCGCACCACCCACCCGGATATGCGCTTTCGGCTGCGGCCAAAGAGCGCGCCCGAGGGTGGCAAGTGGTTTGCGTTTACTTCCGGGTTAGATATTCACCGGATCGCAGATTCCACGGGGCCGGCCGTCTTTGGTTCCGGGAAGCCATTCCACGCTCATCTGGACTGGGTGTTTACCCGTTCAGGCACGTATGAGATTGAGGTGCGTGGAGAGTCCAGCACCGGTTCAACTGCGTGGCACACCGTGACTTTTGTGGTGGAGCCGCACACGTTCGGCCAGGTGAAGTTGGATTCCTAG
- a CDS encoding MFS transporter, with protein MSESHAFSLRALKPAPRLSSAEVAHRYPLLRFQVFMGIFIGYAGFYLVRNNISVVSALLKSEGILDTVAIGIIANAVFVSYGLSKFFMATLSDRSNARMFMPIGLALSGLTNIALGTMPALHASVAIFALVMFINGWFQGMGWPPSGRVLVHWFSTSERGLKTSIWNCAHNVGGAGVGIAAAWALSVTNNQWQSAFWFPGILALVVAVIAFVLIRDTPESQGLPTIEEYRNDPAKTEEVDASGLTVWQIVWRHVLTNRVMMFLALANVFIYVLRYGVLSWTPVYLHDVHGADLGAGIAGFSFFELTGIVSTLLCGWVSDRIFKGYRTGTGILFMSGVGLFIAAYWLLPQGTPVWVLLVVVAMIGGLIYGPVMLIGLQAIDLAPRNVAGTAAGYTGLMGYVVGATLASTGVGWIIKHYGWDVTFIFLLVCAILAIVLLRGIGGDERRLMEHHASQKAAAAEAGSDAAE; from the coding sequence ATGTCTGAATCTCATGCGTTTTCTTTGCGGGCGCTGAAGCCCGCGCCGCGCCTGAGCTCTGCTGAGGTAGCACACCGCTACCCGCTGCTGCGCTTTCAGGTGTTTATGGGCATCTTCATTGGTTACGCCGGATTCTATTTGGTGCGCAACAACATCTCGGTGGTCTCTGCGCTGCTCAAGAGCGAGGGCATCCTTGATACGGTGGCCATCGGAATCATTGCCAATGCCGTATTTGTTTCTTACGGTTTATCCAAATTCTTCATGGCCACGTTGTCGGATCGCTCAAATGCGCGCATGTTTATGCCCATTGGGCTCGCGCTATCTGGCCTGACCAATATTGCACTGGGTACCATGCCCGCGCTACATGCCTCGGTGGCCATTTTTGCGCTGGTGATGTTCATCAACGGTTGGTTCCAGGGCATGGGCTGGCCGCCCTCGGGCCGGGTTTTGGTCCACTGGTTCTCCACCTCTGAGCGCGGTTTGAAGACCTCCATCTGGAACTGCGCGCACAACGTCGGTGGCGCGGGCGTGGGCATCGCGGCCGCCTGGGCGCTGAGCGTGACCAATAATCAGTGGCAGTCTGCCTTCTGGTTCCCCGGCATCCTGGCCCTGGTGGTGGCCGTCATTGCCTTCGTGCTCATTCGGGATACCCCGGAGTCGCAGGGCCTGCCCACCATTGAGGAATATCGCAACGACCCGGCCAAGACCGAGGAAGTGGACGCGTCCGGCCTGACTGTCTGGCAGATCGTGTGGCGCCACGTGTTGACCAACCGGGTGATGATGTTCCTGGCGCTGGCCAACGTGTTTATCTACGTGCTGCGCTACGGCGTGCTCAGCTGGACCCCGGTCTACCTGCATGATGTCCACGGCGCCGACCTGGGCGCCGGCATCGCCGGCTTCTCCTTCTTCGAGCTGACCGGCATTGTGAGCACGCTGCTGTGCGGCTGGGTCTCCGACCGCATCTTCAAGGGCTACCGCACAGGCACCGGCATCCTGTTCATGTCCGGTGTGGGCCTGTTCATTGCGGCCTATTGGCTGCTGCCGCAGGGCACCCCGGTGTGGGTCCTGCTGGTGGTGGTGGCCATGATCGGTGGGTTGATCTACGGCCCGGTCATGCTCATCGGCTTGCAAGCCATTGACTTGGCTCCGCGTAACGTGGCCGGCACGGCCGCGGGCTACACCGGCCTGATGGGCTACGTGGTGGGCGCTACGTTGGCTTCCACGGGCGTGGGTTGGATTATTAAACACTATGGCTGGGATGTGACGTTTATATTCCTTCTGGTGTGTGCCATTCTGGCCATCGTGTTGCTGCGTGGTATCGGTGGCGATGAGCGTCGTTTGATGGAACACCACGCGTCGCAGAAGGCTGCTGCGGCCGAGGCAGGATCGGACGCAGCTGAGTAG
- a CDS encoding ABC transporter permease: MIKYVLKKTASWGVVIVLATNLAYFMASVFLDPRSNYQGRRPPMSPEQISGVLTPLNLNPETPLLQRWWTWLTGVVLHWDWGSSPVGDSVNSQVSYRIWVSAQLLLIATVASVIIGVAVGVYTASRQYKLADRVWQGLSIVTMNTHVVVASIAVVAVGLWVNDITGTRFFYVTGAASPDVQGFWPKLADLGQHLVLPTVSLVIISYAGYHMMQRSLLLDNLSADYVRTARAKGLTRSTAIRRHALRTSIIPVATSVAFSVPGIFTGAVMTETIFAWQGMGKYFIETISRNDVHGVVAVAAFSALMVAFSAVLADIVVVLLDPRVRVS; this comes from the coding sequence TTGATCAAGTATGTGTTAAAGAAGACTGCCAGCTGGGGGGTGGTCATCGTGTTGGCCACCAACCTTGCCTACTTCATGGCGTCTGTGTTCCTAGATCCGCGCTCGAACTACCAGGGGCGGCGCCCTCCGATGTCGCCTGAGCAGATCTCCGGGGTACTCACGCCGTTGAATCTCAACCCGGAGACCCCGTTGTTGCAGCGGTGGTGGACGTGGCTGACGGGGGTGGTGTTGCACTGGGACTGGGGGTCGTCCCCGGTGGGGGACTCGGTCAACTCGCAGGTGTCTTATCGCATCTGGGTCTCTGCGCAGTTGTTGCTCATTGCCACGGTCGCCTCGGTGATCATTGGCGTGGCGGTGGGCGTGTATACCGCCTCGCGCCAATACAAGCTGGCGGACCGAGTCTGGCAGGGGCTGTCCATTGTCACTATGAACACACACGTGGTGGTCGCCTCTATCGCGGTGGTGGCGGTAGGCCTGTGGGTCAATGACATCACCGGCACGCGCTTCTTCTACGTCACGGGGGCAGCGTCGCCGGACGTGCAGGGATTCTGGCCCAAGTTGGCAGATCTCGGCCAACACCTGGTGCTGCCCACGGTATCCCTGGTGATCATTTCCTACGCGGGCTACCACATGATGCAGCGCTCGTTGCTGCTGGATAACCTCTCCGCGGACTATGTGCGCACCGCGAGAGCCAAGGGGTTGACCCGCTCGACGGCTATCCGCCGACACGCGCTGCGCACGTCCATCATCCCGGTGGCCACGTCCGTGGCGTTTTCCGTGCCCGGGATTTTTACCGGCGCGGTGATGACGGAGACGATCTTCGCCTGGCAGGGCATGGGCAAGTACTTCATTGAGACCATCAGCCGCAATGATGTCCATGGCGTGGTAGCGGTCGCCGCGTTTTCCGCGCTCATGGTCGCCTTTTCTGCGGTGCTGGCAGACATCGTGGTGGTGCTCCTTGACCCGAGAGTGCGGGTGAGCTAG
- a CDS encoding ABC transporter permease: MGSHKYRRHDLEIDTAAENLGVRPVGPNPDLTPASVGTGQAVLASPDEEQAHRTAAKATSKWRLYARRFMRNKMAVVGLVIFGLLVAASVGGKYLTPWAFDDPDFLSLASGPSAEHWFGTTDSGNDLYAQTVHGLGRSLIIALVVSLATSVLSAIIGAGAALYGGWPEKVILAAIHFLLAIPTFLLTALMVADANGDWKLLIVVLIIFGWMYPARVIWSLALSIRENDYVRAAGYMGVSRPRIVLRHIIPNIGSLLIIQFALGVVSTVVSETALSFLGLGVKLPDVSLGTLLSGGAGALQSAPWQFYFPALTLTLLTVSMSFIADGLRDALDPNSQAGGHA, translated from the coding sequence ATGGGAAGCCATAAGTATCGGCGCCATGACCTGGAGATTGACACCGCGGCAGAGAATCTGGGGGTGCGCCCGGTAGGCCCCAACCCGGATCTGACACCCGCCTCGGTGGGCACTGGGCAGGCCGTCCTGGCAAGCCCGGATGAAGAGCAGGCCCACCGCACGGCGGCCAAGGCCACGAGCAAGTGGCGCCTGTACGCGCGGCGTTTCATGCGCAACAAGATGGCCGTGGTGGGCCTGGTGATCTTCGGGTTGCTGGTGGCGGCCTCGGTGGGAGGCAAGTATCTCACCCCGTGGGCTTTCGATGATCCGGATTTCCTCAGCCTCGCATCGGGCCCGTCGGCGGAGCACTGGTTTGGCACCACCGATTCCGGCAATGACCTGTATGCGCAGACGGTCCACGGGCTGGGGCGCTCGCTGATTATCGCCCTGGTGGTCTCGCTGGCTACCTCGGTATTGTCTGCGATTATCGGCGCGGGCGCCGCGCTTTATGGCGGCTGGCCGGAAAAGGTGATCCTGGCTGCTATTCACTTCCTGCTGGCTATCCCCACGTTCTTGCTGACCGCCCTGATGGTGGCGGATGCCAATGGGGATTGGAAGCTCCTCATCGTGGTGCTCATCATCTTTGGCTGGATGTATCCGGCGCGCGTGATTTGGTCGCTGGCGCTGAGCATCCGCGAGAATGATTATGTGCGCGCCGCAGGCTACATGGGGGTGTCGCGTCCGCGCATTGTGCTGCGCCACATCATTCCCAATATTGGTTCGCTGCTCATCATTCAATTTGCTCTGGGCGTGGTCTCCACTGTGGTTTCAGAAACGGCGCTGTCCTTCCTTGGCCTTGGTGTGAAGCTTCCCGACGTCTCCTTGGGCACCCTGCTCTCCGGCGGTGCGGGTGCCCTCCAGTCGGCGCCCTGGCAGTTCTACTTCCCGGCGCTCACGTTGACGCTGCTGACGGTGTCTATGTCCTTCATCGCGGACGGTCTGCGTGACGCCCTTGACCCGAATTCTCAGGCTGGAGGCCACGCATGA
- a CDS encoding dipeptide ABC transporter ATP-binding protein, translating to MIATPEPILSVRDLRVTFPSEAGPVHAVRGVDFDLFPGRTLGIVGESGSGKSVTSMAVMGLLPEYARIEGSAVFAGEELLTKSDKEMSKVRGKGIGMIFQDPLSALTPVFNVGDQIMEAIHTHQNVSKKQALTQAIELLDLVGIPEPDKRVRSFPHEFSGGMRQRVVIAIAIANNPRVLIADEPTTALDVTIQAQILDVIKLAQRETGAATIMITHDMGVVAGTADDVLVMYAGHPVEMGPVDTIFNDPRMPYTVGLLGSTPRVDVAADEPLTPIAGSPPVLLDVADQCQFAQRCPVALERCLAAEPPLRGVDKHHKVACVRSDEIAHGRIGDERMYPLPQLAQDVLADVPREQREITLDVRNLHKEFPLIKGAVLKRKVGVVHAVKGVDFEVRAGECMAIVGESGSGKTTTLLEVMDLQPAADTTLMLAGKDASTFSAAERRRARHDIQMVFQDPMSSLNPRMTIREIIAEPLESLGYDGDIDQRVGELMELVGLGAHQIDRFPGHFSGGQRQRIGLARALATNPKIIVLDEPVSALDVSIQAGVINLLEDLKRRLGLSYLFVAHDLSVVRHLSDRVAVMYKGEFVEAGDVDEIFDHPQHPYTKALLSAIPVPDPAVERERVRIPFNPDLLATASTDTTT from the coding sequence ATGATTGCCACACCAGAACCCATCTTGTCCGTGCGGGATTTGCGCGTGACATTCCCGTCTGAGGCCGGTCCCGTTCATGCGGTGCGCGGGGTGGATTTTGACCTTTTTCCGGGGCGCACCTTAGGCATTGTGGGGGAGTCCGGCTCCGGAAAGTCGGTGACCTCCATGGCCGTCATGGGGCTGCTTCCGGAATACGCCCGGATTGAGGGCTCTGCGGTGTTTGCCGGTGAGGAGCTTTTGACCAAGTCGGACAAAGAGATGTCCAAGGTCCGCGGTAAGGGCATTGGAATGATTTTCCAGGATCCGCTGTCTGCCTTGACACCGGTGTTTAACGTCGGCGACCAGATCATGGAGGCCATTCACACCCACCAGAATGTGTCGAAGAAGCAGGCCCTCACACAGGCCATCGAGCTGCTGGATCTGGTGGGAATTCCTGAGCCGGACAAGCGGGTGCGTTCCTTCCCACACGAGTTTTCCGGCGGTATGCGCCAGCGCGTGGTCATCGCTATTGCTATTGCCAATAACCCGCGGGTTCTTATTGCCGATGAACCCACCACAGCCCTGGACGTGACCATTCAGGCCCAGATCCTTGACGTGATCAAGCTCGCCCAGCGCGAGACCGGCGCGGCGACCATCATGATCACCCATGACATGGGCGTGGTGGCCGGCACCGCCGACGATGTGCTGGTCATGTACGCCGGCCATCCGGTGGAGATGGGGCCGGTAGACACCATCTTCAACGACCCCCGCATGCCCTATACGGTGGGCCTGCTGGGCTCCACTCCGCGGGTGGATGTCGCCGCCGACGAGCCGCTCACCCCGATTGCGGGCTCACCGCCGGTGCTTCTCGACGTCGCCGACCAGTGCCAGTTCGCACAGCGCTGCCCCGTGGCGCTGGAGCGGTGCCTAGCGGCAGAACCGCCGCTGCGGGGCGTCGATAAGCACCACAAAGTCGCCTGTGTGCGCTCCGATGAGATCGCCCACGGGCGCATCGGGGACGAGCGGATGTACCCGCTGCCGCAGCTCGCCCAGGATGTGCTGGCAGATGTGCCCCGTGAGCAGCGGGAGATCACGCTGGATGTGCGCAACCTGCACAAGGAATTTCCGCTGATCAAGGGGGCAGTGCTCAAGCGCAAGGTGGGCGTGGTGCACGCCGTCAAGGGCGTGGACTTTGAGGTTCGCGCCGGCGAATGCATGGCCATCGTCGGTGAATCCGGCTCCGGCAAGACCACAACTCTGCTGGAAGTTATGGACCTGCAGCCCGCCGCGGATACCACCCTCATGCTCGCCGGAAAGGACGCATCCACCTTCAGCGCTGCCGAGCGTCGGCGTGCCCGCCACGACATCCAAATGGTCTTCCAGGACCCCATGAGCTCGCTCAACCCGCGTATGACCATCCGCGAAATCATCGCCGAGCCGCTGGAATCCCTGGGCTATGACGGCGACATTGACCAGCGCGTCGGCGAACTCATGGAGCTGGTGGGCCTGGGCGCCCACCAGATTGACCGCTTCCCCGGGCACTTCTCCGGCGGGCAACGCCAGCGCATCGGCCTGGCCCGCGCGCTGGCCACCAACCCCAAGATCATCGTGCTCGACGAGCCTGTCTCCGCACTCGACGTGTCCATCCAGGCCGGCGTGATCAACCTGCTCGAAGACCTCAAGCGCCGCCTGGGACTGTCCTACCTCTTTGTCGCCCACGACCTGTCCGTGGTCCGCCACCTATCCGACCGCGTCGCCGTGATGTACAAAGGCGAATTTGTGGAAGCCGGCGACGTGGACGAGATCTTCGACCACCCCCAACACCCCTACACCAAGGCGCTGCTCTCAGCCATCCCGGTACCCGACCCCGCCGTCGAGCGAGAACGCGTCCGCATCCCGTTCAACCCAGACCTGCTCGCCACCGCGAGCACGGACACAACTACATAA
- a CDS encoding ABC transporter family substrate-binding protein gives MKMRRTLAALVSVAALTLSACGGSDGSSGSGSKLEVSPDGSYNKQDRENLAQGGELTLPIDELSEQQNDFHADFTAYTRTIWQWYNPVLFTTDGDGTYHTNPDYLTDAKEETVDGNTRVTYTINPKAQFNDGTPIDWKVFEHTWQFMNGSNKELNVSSTDGYERVTSVRPGENDRQVVVTYNGVYPWWQGIFGELLHPAINSPEIFNKAYIGKLHPEWGAGPFTVDNVDFHAGVVSFKPNDKWWGNKPLLDKVTYRYMEDQASINAFKAGEIDATRVSSKDRLAVAKGMGDQAKIYTALRPANVLIMLNGQSPELNDVHVREAVMTAIDRAQLADIRFNGLDYTEQLPGSFNLLPTQEGYEDNFGQVVSFDPDKAKEILDQAGWAPGADGVREKDGKPLTLRYVEVGGTPMTKATAGAVQKMLKDVGIEVKVEERPSSDFSKVATQRDFDIFPMAFNMGDAFGVASFGQVYRSNSELNRSGTGTPELDKKIDELQKIGDAKGQIKKSNELEREAFHGYGIMPLANGPFITATKPGLANYGSLSFGYIPPENIGWEKK, from the coding sequence ATGAAAATGCGACGCACACTTGCGGCCCTAGTCTCAGTGGCCGCCCTGACTTTGAGCGCCTGCGGGGGCTCAGACGGATCATCCGGATCCGGATCCAAGCTGGAAGTCTCACCCGATGGGTCCTACAACAAGCAGGACCGGGAAAACCTCGCCCAGGGCGGGGAGCTGACCCTGCCTATTGACGAGCTTTCTGAACAGCAAAATGACTTCCACGCGGACTTTACAGCGTATACCCGCACTATTTGGCAGTGGTACAACCCGGTGCTGTTCACCACCGATGGGGATGGCACCTACCACACAAACCCTGATTACCTCACGGATGCCAAGGAAGAAACCGTCGACGGTAACACCCGGGTGACCTACACCATCAACCCCAAGGCGCAGTTCAACGATGGTACTCCCATCGATTGGAAGGTTTTTGAGCACACCTGGCAGTTCATGAATGGGTCCAACAAGGAACTCAACGTGAGCTCCACGGATGGCTACGAGCGCGTTACCTCCGTGCGCCCCGGCGAGAATGACCGTCAGGTTGTTGTGACCTATAACGGCGTGTATCCCTGGTGGCAGGGCATATTCGGAGAGTTGCTCCACCCGGCGATCAACAGCCCAGAGATCTTTAACAAGGCGTACATCGGCAAGCTACACCCCGAGTGGGGAGCCGGCCCCTTCACGGTGGACAACGTGGACTTCCATGCCGGTGTGGTCAGCTTCAAGCCCAATGACAAGTGGTGGGGAAATAAGCCCTTGCTAGACAAGGTCACGTACCGCTACATGGAAGACCAGGCCAGTATCAACGCGTTCAAGGCTGGGGAAATTGACGCCACAAGGGTAAGCAGTAAGGATCGGCTGGCGGTGGCCAAGGGAATGGGGGACCAAGCCAAAATCTACACAGCGCTGCGCCCGGCGAATGTGCTGATCATGCTCAACGGGCAGTCTCCAGAGCTGAATGACGTCCACGTCCGAGAAGCCGTCATGACTGCCATTGATCGTGCCCAGCTCGCGGACATTCGCTTCAACGGCTTGGACTACACCGAACAGCTGCCGGGATCCTTCAACCTGCTTCCCACCCAGGAAGGGTATGAGGACAACTTTGGCCAGGTGGTCTCTTTCGACCCAGACAAGGCGAAGGAGATCTTGGATCAGGCCGGTTGGGCCCCGGGTGCAGACGGTGTGCGGGAAAAGGACGGAAAGCCGCTCACGCTGCGCTATGTCGAAGTTGGCGGCACGCCTATGACCAAGGCGACCGCGGGTGCGGTTCAAAAGATGCTCAAGGACGTGGGCATTGAGGTCAAGGTGGAGGAGCGCCCCTCCTCGGACTTCTCCAAGGTGGCTACCCAGCGGGACTTTGACATCTTCCCCATGGCCTTCAACATGGGAGATGCCTTTGGTGTGGCCAGCTTCGGGCAGGTCTACCGGTCCAATTCTGAGCTCAACCGGTCTGGCACGGGTACCCCGGAGCTGGATAAGAAGATCGACGAGTTGCAGAAGATTGGCGATGCCAAGGGGCAGATCAAGAAGTCCAACGAGCTGGAGCGCGAGGCCTTCCACGGCTACGGCATCATGCCGCTGGCTAACGGCCCGTTCATCACGGCTACCAAGCCGGGGCTTGCTAACTATGGTTCGCTGTCCTTCGGCTACATCCCGCCGGAGAACATTGGCTGGGAAAAGAAATAG
- a CDS encoding MFS transporter, producing the protein MSNLRSPVLYLGLSLLLSGFGDCLIPIAFAIESTRLSPEGALLTWVLMALWAGRLVGATAARRMPDMLRPGRIMIIADVIRAVAQGGLLVSVSAGYMLPAAMVVSSAIYGLATSFFNPARFSLLPAICPQRSLGRANAVFSAIGDTFAIAGPVLGTLLMLSCGFSGVLFIDTLSFVLSTMVLLRFWATRSTSLGSRTAKSTSGALPRWVSWGLSSWFFVSCAVGLVGIAAPTHIMGFHGEAAWASVATGVAVGSLCGSALLLILRPSVSRWVGVHTIACVAFAAQIIAYAAIGTVWIVVAVAALGSLWVTVSGVCWDTVGQTLGGGDGDLVHIFATRDQLVNTVAIPCGMLVFALCSRLSGTQTSLWVGVALCTAGVASLFPLWGRWNAKTASHT; encoded by the coding sequence GTGAGTAATCTGCGTAGTCCGGTCCTTTACCTGGGCCTGTCGTTGCTACTGTCAGGTTTTGGAGATTGTCTGATCCCCATTGCTTTTGCCATTGAGTCGACTCGCCTGAGTCCTGAGGGGGCGTTGCTCACCTGGGTATTGATGGCATTGTGGGCGGGGCGTTTGGTTGGCGCCACAGCCGCCAGGCGTATGCCGGATATGCTCCGTCCAGGCCGGATCATGATCATCGCGGATGTTATTCGGGCAGTAGCGCAAGGGGGTTTACTTGTTAGCGTGAGCGCTGGTTATATGCTGCCGGCAGCGATGGTGGTGTCTTCGGCGATCTATGGCCTTGCGACGTCATTTTTCAATCCAGCCCGATTTAGTCTCTTGCCGGCCATTTGTCCACAACGAAGCCTTGGAAGAGCAAATGCCGTATTTTCTGCAATTGGAGACACCTTTGCCATCGCCGGCCCTGTGCTGGGCACACTGTTGATGCTTTCTTGTGGCTTTTCGGGTGTGCTTTTCATAGATACCCTGAGCTTCGTCTTGTCCACGATGGTGCTTCTGCGGTTCTGGGCAACGCGTTCCACATCATTGGGGAGCAGGACAGCAAAGAGCACTTCCGGAGCTTTGCCGCGGTGGGTCTCCTGGGGGCTGTCTAGCTGGTTCTTTGTGTCCTGCGCTGTGGGGCTGGTGGGGATTGCGGCGCCAACCCACATTATGGGTTTTCATGGGGAAGCTGCCTGGGCAAGCGTGGCTACGGGTGTTGCCGTAGGTTCCCTCTGTGGATCGGCTCTGCTTTTGATACTTCGCCCGTCGGTATCGCGTTGGGTGGGTGTGCATACTATCGCGTGCGTGGCCTTTGCCGCTCAGATTATCGCCTATGCAGCCATTGGTACCGTGTGGATTGTTGTTGCAGTTGCCGCCCTTGGGTCACTGTGGGTCACAGTGTCTGGAGTTTGTTGGGACACCGTCGGGCAGACTCTCGGTGGCGGTGATGGCGATCTGGTTCACATATTTGCCACCCGAGACCAACTGGTTAATACAGTTGCCATTCCCTGCGGCATGCTCGTGTTCGCACTGTGCTCGAGGCTGAGCGGCACGCAGACGTCATTGTGGGTGGGCGTTGCACTATGCACGGCTGGGGTTGCCAGTCTGTTTCCTTTGTGGGGGAGATGGAACGCGAAGACCGCGTCGCACACTTAA